In a single window of the Allobranchiibius huperziae genome:
- a CDS encoding 3-hydroxyacyl-CoA dehydrogenase NAD-binding domain-containing protein, with protein sequence MTTTTQDQTQQQLIQPDEVVTHAHVRDLQLPGGAGTFALITLDNGFDHTKPSSFGTQGLRELSEALDTLHARAEAGEIVGAGVTGKPFIFAVGADLTAVPSITTREQAYEIARLGHATFQKLSDLPVPTFGFINGASMGGGVELPLYADYRTISADVPAYATPECFLGLVPGWGGTYLLPRLIGVQDALTLIVANPLANNKMIGGKQAFKLGVADRLLESVTFLEDSLAFAAGVIAGTEQVDRREVDLDETAWDAAIEAARGQVEGRTGGAAPAPLRALELIKAARTADRATAFEAENDALADLIMSDELRAGLYAFDLVQKRAKRPAGAPDKSLARKITKVGVVGAGLMASQMALLFARRLQVPVVLTDLDQARVDKGVAYCTDEIDKLLAKSRVSSDKANHLKSLISGSVTKEAFADADFVIEAVFEEMSVKKQVFAEVEAVVGEECVLATNTSSLSITEMAAELKHPERVVGFHFFNPVAIMPLLEIIRGDATDDATLATAFATSKGLKKTSILVKNSPSFVVNRLLGRFMGESGAIVDEGTPIEVVERAFGGLTPMPPFMLISLVGPAIALHNSETLAGAFPDRFKASPNLAKVVEAKIASFYGADGTIDPAVLDLFEAPADPTVLTEQEVRDRALSALGDEVRRMLDEGVVAAAQDIDLAMITGAGFPFWNGGVTPLLDRTGISQEVTGERFLAPGVASVPA encoded by the coding sequence ATGACGACGACCACTCAGGACCAGACGCAGCAGCAGCTCATCCAGCCCGACGAGGTCGTCACCCACGCGCACGTGCGGGACCTCCAACTGCCGGGCGGTGCAGGCACGTTCGCGCTGATCACCCTCGACAACGGCTTCGATCACACCAAGCCCAGCAGCTTCGGCACGCAGGGCCTGCGCGAGCTGAGCGAGGCCCTCGACACGCTGCACGCGCGCGCCGAGGCCGGCGAGATCGTCGGCGCCGGCGTCACCGGCAAGCCGTTCATCTTCGCCGTCGGCGCCGACCTGACCGCGGTCCCGTCGATCACCACCCGGGAGCAGGCGTACGAGATCGCCCGCCTCGGGCATGCAACGTTCCAGAAGCTGTCGGACCTGCCCGTGCCGACCTTCGGCTTCATCAACGGCGCCTCGATGGGTGGCGGTGTCGAGTTGCCGCTCTACGCCGACTACCGCACGATCTCCGCGGACGTTCCGGCGTACGCCACGCCGGAGTGCTTCCTCGGGCTCGTGCCCGGTTGGGGCGGCACGTACCTGCTGCCGCGGCTCATCGGGGTCCAGGACGCGCTCACGCTGATCGTGGCCAACCCCCTGGCCAACAACAAGATGATCGGCGGCAAGCAGGCGTTCAAGCTCGGTGTGGCCGACAGGCTGCTCGAGTCGGTGACCTTCCTGGAGGACTCGCTGGCCTTCGCCGCCGGTGTCATCGCCGGCACAGAACAGGTCGATCGCCGCGAGGTCGACCTGGACGAGACCGCATGGGACGCCGCGATCGAGGCCGCCCGCGGCCAGGTCGAGGGTCGCACCGGCGGGGCCGCCCCGGCCCCGCTGCGGGCGCTGGAACTGATCAAGGCCGCGCGTACGGCGGATCGGGCCACGGCGTTCGAGGCCGAGAACGACGCCCTCGCCGACCTGATCATGAGCGACGAACTGCGCGCCGGGCTCTACGCGTTCGACCTGGTGCAGAAGCGGGCCAAGCGGCCGGCCGGCGCCCCGGACAAGTCGCTGGCCCGCAAGATCACCAAGGTCGGCGTCGTCGGCGCCGGTCTGATGGCCAGCCAGATGGCGCTGCTCTTCGCCCGTCGCCTGCAGGTGCCGGTCGTGCTGACCGACCTGGACCAGGCGCGCGTGGACAAGGGCGTCGCCTACTGCACCGATGAGATCGACAAGCTGCTCGCCAAGAGCCGGGTCTCCTCCGACAAGGCCAACCACCTGAAGTCGCTGATCTCCGGGTCGGTCACCAAGGAGGCCTTCGCCGACGCCGACTTCGTCATCGAAGCCGTCTTCGAGGAGATGTCGGTCAAGAAGCAGGTGTTCGCCGAGGTCGAGGCCGTGGTCGGCGAGGAGTGCGTGCTCGCCACGAACACCTCGTCGCTGTCGATCACCGAGATGGCCGCGGAACTGAAGCACCCCGAGCGCGTCGTGGGCTTCCACTTCTTCAACCCCGTCGCGATCATGCCGCTGCTGGAGATCATCCGCGGCGACGCGACCGACGACGCTACTCTCGCAACGGCGTTCGCCACGAGCAAGGGTCTGAAGAAGACCTCGATCCTGGTCAAGAACTCACCGTCGTTCGTGGTCAACCGGCTGCTCGGCCGCTTCATGGGCGAGTCGGGCGCGATCGTCGACGAGGGCACCCCGATCGAGGTGGTCGAGCGCGCGTTCGGCGGCCTCACGCCGATGCCGCCGTTCATGCTCATCAGCCTGGTCGGACCGGCCATCGCCCTGCACAACAGCGAGACCCTGGCCGGTGCGTTCCCCGACCGGTTCAAGGCATCGCCCAACCTGGCCAAGGTCGTCGAGGCGAAGATCGCCAGCTTCTACGGCGCGGACGGCACGATCGACCCGGCGGTGCTCGACCTGTTCGAGGCCCCCGCCGATCCGACCGTTCTGACCGAGCAGGAGGTCCGCGACCGTGCGCTGTCAGCGCTGGGCGACGAGGTGCGCCGGATGCTCGACGAGGGCGTCGTCGCAGCCGCGCAGGACATCGACCTCGCGATGATCACCGGCGCCGGCTTCCCGTTCTGGAACGGCGGGGTCACGCCCCTGCTCGACCGGACCGGGATCTCGCAGGAGGTCACCGGCGAGCGGTTCCTCGCCCCCGGCGTGGCCAGCGTCCCGGCGTAG
- a CDS encoding ClpP family protease, giving the protein MSSYTVPYVTTRSERGGDRTVDVFSRLLADRVVYLGTAIDDGVSNVLIAQLLHLESDNPDQPINFYINSPGGSISAMLAIYDAMQYVRARVETTCVGQAVSTAAVLLAGGAPGYRQMLPHGRVVLHAPAAEGRGAIPDLILEAEEVDRVRTLLEELLAQHTEHTPEQVRRDTERDLVLTADAARAYGVVDTVIASRKA; this is encoded by the coding sequence ATGAGCTCCTACACGGTGCCCTACGTCACGACCCGCAGCGAACGCGGCGGTGACCGCACGGTCGACGTGTTCAGCCGGCTGCTCGCCGACCGGGTGGTCTATCTGGGCACGGCGATCGACGACGGCGTCTCCAACGTGCTGATCGCGCAGTTGCTGCACCTGGAATCGGACAACCCGGACCAGCCGATCAACTTCTACATCAACTCCCCCGGCGGATCGATCTCGGCGATGCTCGCGATCTACGACGCCATGCAGTACGTCCGCGCGCGGGTCGAGACGACCTGCGTGGGTCAGGCCGTCTCCACGGCGGCCGTGCTGCTCGCCGGTGGCGCACCCGGATACCGGCAGATGCTGCCGCACGGCCGGGTGGTGCTGCATGCGCCGGCAGCCGAGGGACGTGGGGCGATCCCGGACCTGATCCTGGAGGCCGAGGAGGTCGACCGGGTGCGGACGCTCCTGGAGGAGTTGCTGGCGCAGCACACCGAGCACACGCCCGAGCAGGTCCGGCGCGACACCGAGCGGGATCTGGTGCTGACCGCCGACGCCGCCCGCGCGTACGGCGTGGTCGACACCGTCATCGCATCGCGGAAGGCATGA
- a CDS encoding helix-turn-helix domain-containing protein: MRSVVPFPSPDDARVRRAARRGEPLWRQLLGEQLRRERTARAERLADVARRAGVSPQYLSEVERGRKEPSSEMLAAIGGALDLTLLDLTSRVRDQLAAGSGAPTSTSQQAELRLAA; this comes from the coding sequence ATGCGAAGTGTGGTGCCCTTCCCGTCACCCGACGACGCGCGCGTGCGACGTGCGGCGCGCCGGGGTGAGCCGCTGTGGCGCCAGCTGCTGGGAGAGCAGCTGCGACGGGAGCGGACCGCCCGCGCCGAGCGGCTGGCGGACGTGGCCCGCCGCGCAGGGGTCTCCCCGCAGTACCTCTCGGAGGTCGAGCGGGGTCGCAAGGAGCCGTCGTCGGAGATGTTGGCGGCCATCGGCGGAGCACTCGACCTGACGCTGCTCGACCTGACCTCGCGCGTGCGCGACCAGCTGGCCGCCGGCTCGGGTGCACCGACCTCGACGTCTCAGCAGGCGGAGCTTCGCCTGGCCGCCTGA
- the fdhA gene encoding formaldehyde dehydrogenase, glutathione-independent yields MASNRVVVYKGPGEVAVEEIDYPSLTLPDDVVSGMKLKKDAPHAAILRLVTTNICGSDQHMVRGRTTAPVGQTLGHEITGEVVELGDDVLFVKKGDICTVPFNIACGRCRMCNEGKTGICLNVNPARAGAAYGYVDMGGWIGGQAEYVMVPYADFNLLPFPDREEAMEKILDLTMLSDIFPTGYHGAYTAGVTTGSTVYVAGAGPVGLAAAHAAQLLGAAVVVVGDMNAERLAQARSFGCESVDLSSGDDLADLIEQVVGEREVDAAVDAVGFEARGHGADADEAPATVLNDCMTIARAGAGIGIPGLYVTGDPGAADDNAKEGTLGVRLGLGWAKSHSFMTGQCPVKQYNRKLMNLILRDKAQIAKAVNATKISLDEAPTGYADFDKGAAKKYVIDPHGMVA; encoded by the coding sequence ATGGCAAGCAACAGAGTCGTCGTCTACAAGGGTCCGGGCGAGGTCGCCGTCGAGGAGATCGACTATCCCTCGCTCACGCTCCCGGACGACGTGGTCTCGGGGATGAAACTGAAGAAGGACGCGCCGCACGCCGCCATCCTGCGGCTGGTGACGACCAACATCTGCGGCAGCGATCAACACATGGTGCGCGGCCGGACCACGGCGCCCGTGGGCCAGACCCTCGGCCACGAGATCACCGGTGAGGTGGTCGAGCTCGGAGACGACGTGCTCTTCGTCAAGAAGGGCGACATCTGCACGGTGCCGTTCAACATCGCCTGTGGCAGGTGCCGGATGTGCAACGAGGGCAAGACCGGCATCTGCCTCAACGTCAATCCGGCCCGGGCGGGCGCGGCGTACGGATATGTCGACATGGGCGGCTGGATCGGCGGGCAGGCGGAGTACGTGATGGTGCCGTACGCCGACTTCAACCTGCTGCCGTTCCCGGACCGCGAGGAGGCGATGGAGAAGATCCTGGACCTGACGATGCTGTCCGACATCTTCCCGACGGGTTACCACGGCGCGTACACAGCGGGCGTCACCACCGGTTCGACGGTGTACGTCGCGGGCGCCGGTCCGGTCGGGCTCGCCGCCGCACACGCCGCGCAGCTGCTCGGTGCGGCCGTGGTCGTCGTCGGCGACATGAACGCCGAACGCCTCGCGCAGGCGCGCAGTTTCGGCTGTGAGAGCGTGGATCTGTCGAGTGGCGACGACCTGGCCGACCTGATCGAGCAGGTCGTGGGCGAGCGGGAGGTCGATGCCGCCGTCGACGCGGTGGGCTTCGAGGCGCGCGGGCACGGCGCGGACGCCGACGAGGCGCCGGCCACTGTGCTCAACGACTGCATGACGATCGCCCGCGCGGGCGCCGGCATCGGCATCCCGGGGCTCTATGTGACGGGCGATCCCGGTGCTGCCGACGACAACGCCAAGGAAGGCACCCTCGGTGTCCGGCTGGGCCTGGGCTGGGCGAAGTCGCACTCGTTCATGACCGGTCAGTGCCCGGTGAAGCAGTACAACCGCAAGCTGATGAACCTGATCCTGCGTGACAAGGCGCAGATCGCGAAGGCGGTCAACGCGACGAAGATTAGCCTGGACGAGGCGCCGACTGGCTACGCCGACTTCGACAAGGGCGCGGCGAAGAAGTACGTGATCGACCCGCACGGGATGGTCGCCTGA
- a CDS encoding HRDC domain-containing protein translates to MTPTGDEAPVETESAAEQDAPSYPMLDSPADGVPDVIVDERTLTAAADAIAAGHGPVALDAERASGFRYGNRAYLVQLRREGAGLFLIDPIACPDLSPINDAIGDAEWVLHAATQDLACLAEVGLRPQALFDTELGGRIAGLKRVGLAAVIEHYLGVTLAKEHSAADWSTRPLPEPWLRYAALDVEVLTQVRDLMYADLEASGKLDWALQDFQALLSFTGPPVRTDPWRRTSGMHKIRERRALARVRELWQTRDALARDKDIAPGRLLPDALIVAMATTPPTSAEDLSALGAAPPAPGAPPRRSRKPHHGLLRYQREWLAALERVRVMPERALPPASVRGDGPPPVRAWADRNPVAAARLSQVRDRLGTFGEEHSVPLENLVTPESLRRLIWNAPKVWDESMIREQLASYGARPWQVDAVTPLVVQAVEDHPATDE, encoded by the coding sequence GTTCCCGACGTCATCGTCGACGAGCGGACCCTGACCGCCGCGGCGGACGCCATCGCCGCAGGTCACGGACCCGTCGCCCTGGACGCCGAACGCGCCTCGGGATTCCGCTACGGCAACCGTGCCTACCTGGTGCAGTTGCGCCGGGAGGGCGCCGGGCTCTTCCTCATCGACCCGATCGCGTGCCCCGACCTGTCGCCCATCAACGACGCCATCGGGGACGCCGAGTGGGTGCTGCACGCGGCCACCCAGGACCTGGCCTGCCTGGCCGAGGTCGGCCTGCGCCCCCAGGCCCTCTTCGACACCGAGCTGGGCGGTCGCATCGCCGGCCTCAAACGCGTCGGGCTCGCAGCCGTCATCGAGCACTACCTGGGAGTGACTCTCGCCAAGGAGCATTCGGCAGCCGACTGGTCCACCCGCCCGCTGCCCGAGCCCTGGCTGCGCTACGCCGCGCTCGACGTCGAGGTGCTGACCCAGGTGCGTGACCTGATGTACGCCGACCTCGAAGCCAGCGGCAAGCTCGACTGGGCTCTGCAGGACTTCCAGGCGCTGCTGTCCTTCACCGGGCCGCCGGTGCGCACCGACCCGTGGCGCCGCACCTCCGGCATGCACAAGATCCGCGAACGCCGCGCCCTCGCTCGCGTGCGCGAGTTGTGGCAGACGCGCGATGCCCTCGCTCGCGACAAGGACATCGCACCGGGCCGGCTGCTGCCGGACGCCCTCATCGTCGCGATGGCCACCACCCCGCCGACCTCGGCCGAGGATCTGAGCGCCCTGGGCGCCGCGCCGCCCGCCCCCGGCGCTCCTCCACGCAGGTCCCGCAAGCCGCATCACGGATTGCTGCGCTACCAGCGCGAGTGGCTGGCGGCGCTGGAGCGCGTGCGCGTCATGCCCGAGCGCGCGCTGCCTCCCGCCTCGGTGCGCGGCGACGGTCCGCCGCCCGTGCGGGCGTGGGCCGACCGCAACCCCGTGGCCGCCGCCCGCCTGTCCCAGGTGCGCGACCGGCTCGGCACCTTCGGCGAGGAACACAGCGTCCCTCTGGAGAACCTCGTCACACCCGAGAGCCTGCGCCGCCTGATCTGGAACGCCCCGAAAGTGTGGGACGAGAGCATGATTCGCGAGCAGCTCGCGTCGTACGGCGCCCGCCCCTGGCAGGTCGACGCCGTGACGCCGCTGGTCGTGCAGGCCGTCGAGGATCACCCGGCTACTGACGAGTAA
- a CDS encoding ClpP family protease → MSDDETPTVNPLDADLERRLLQRRTLLLGAALEEANGNRLCNALLLLAAEDAHADIRLLINSPGGSVSAMLAIRDCMRVIPNDVSTVALGAAYSAGQFLLSSGTKGKRYALPHAQVLLHQGSAGFGGTAMDIAIQAGQLRHTRDTVLSLVAQDTGQDIATVERDSQRDRFFTAQEALDYGFIDAIVDSMDQVGPIASRTAGLGATR, encoded by the coding sequence ATGAGTGACGACGAGACACCCACGGTCAATCCTCTGGACGCCGACCTCGAGCGCCGACTGCTGCAACGGCGCACGCTGCTGCTCGGTGCAGCGCTGGAGGAGGCGAACGGCAATCGGCTCTGCAACGCGCTGCTGCTGCTGGCCGCCGAGGACGCGCACGCCGACATCCGGCTGCTCATCAACTCCCCCGGCGGGTCGGTCTCGGCCATGCTCGCGATCCGCGACTGCATGCGGGTCATCCCGAACGACGTGAGCACGGTGGCGCTCGGCGCCGCGTACAGCGCGGGACAGTTCCTGCTGAGCTCGGGCACCAAGGGCAAGCGGTACGCGCTGCCGCACGCGCAGGTGCTGCTGCACCAGGGTTCGGCCGGCTTCGGTGGCACCGCGATGGACATCGCGATCCAGGCCGGGCAGCTGCGGCACACCCGGGACACGGTGCTGTCGCTGGTCGCGCAGGACACCGGGCAGGACATCGCGACCGTCGAGCGCGACTCGCAGCGCGACCGCTTCTTCACGGCGCAGGAGGCCCTCGACTACGGATTCATCGACGCGATCGTGGATTCGATGGACCAGGTCGGACCCATCGCGTCCCGCACCGCCGGACTGGGGGCGACGCGATGA
- a CDS encoding thiolase family protein yields MPRTLSEVVFVDGVRTPFGKAGEKGIYAQTRADDLVIKCIRELLRRQPQLPPEKVEEVAIAATTQIGDQGLTLGRIASLLAGLPKTTPGYSVDRMCAGAMTAVTNVASSIAFGAYDIAVAGGVEHMGRHPMGEGVDPNPRIVAEKLVDPSALVMGSTAENLHDRYPEVTKERCDAFAVGSQTKLAAAYDDGKIQPDLVDVATRHAELGWGLATADEPPRPGTTLESLASLKTPFRPHGHVTAGNAAGLNDGATACLLASEQAAADLGLPAAMRMVNYSFVGVEPEVMGIGPVPATEKALKNAGLSIEDIGLFELNEAFAVQVLTFLDHFGIADDDPRVNPWGGAIAVGHPLASSGVRLMTQLARQFAEHPEVRYGLTAMCIGIGMGGAVIWENPHHADYVPSIQTTTDGAA; encoded by the coding sequence GTGCCCCGCACGCTGTCAGAGGTCGTTTTCGTCGACGGCGTGCGTACGCCGTTCGGCAAGGCCGGCGAGAAGGGCATCTACGCCCAGACCCGCGCCGACGACCTGGTCATCAAATGCATCCGTGAGCTGCTGCGCCGTCAGCCGCAGCTGCCGCCGGAGAAGGTCGAGGAGGTCGCCATCGCGGCGACCACCCAGATCGGCGACCAGGGTCTGACCCTGGGCCGCATCGCCTCGCTGCTCGCCGGTCTGCCGAAGACCACGCCCGGCTACTCCGTGGACCGGATGTGCGCCGGCGCGATGACCGCCGTCACCAACGTCGCCTCGAGCATCGCGTTCGGCGCGTACGACATCGCCGTCGCCGGTGGCGTGGAGCACATGGGACGCCACCCGATGGGTGAGGGCGTCGACCCCAACCCTCGCATCGTCGCCGAGAAGCTCGTCGACCCCAGCGCGCTGGTGATGGGCTCGACCGCGGAGAACCTGCACGACCGCTACCCCGAGGTCACCAAGGAGCGCTGCGACGCGTTCGCCGTCGGAAGCCAGACCAAGCTCGCCGCGGCGTACGACGACGGCAAGATCCAGCCCGACCTGGTCGACGTCGCCACCCGGCACGCAGAGCTGGGCTGGGGTCTCGCGACCGCCGACGAGCCGCCGCGCCCCGGCACCACGTTGGAGAGCCTCGCGAGCCTGAAGACGCCGTTCCGCCCGCACGGTCACGTCACCGCCGGCAACGCTGCGGGCCTGAACGACGGCGCCACCGCGTGTCTGCTCGCCTCCGAGCAGGCGGCCGCGGACCTCGGTCTGCCGGCTGCGATGCGGATGGTCAACTACTCCTTCGTCGGCGTGGAGCCGGAGGTGATGGGCATCGGTCCCGTCCCGGCTACCGAGAAGGCCCTGAAGAACGCCGGTCTCTCCATCGAGGACATCGGCCTCTTCGAGCTGAACGAGGCCTTCGCCGTGCAGGTGCTGACCTTCCTGGACCACTTCGGCATCGCGGACGACGACCCGCGGGTCAACCCGTGGGGCGGCGCCATCGCCGTCGGCCACCCGCTGGCCTCCTCCGGCGTGCGCCTGATGACCCAGCTCGCGCGTCAGTTCGCCGAGCACCCCGAGGTGCGCTACGGCCTCACCGCCATGTGCATCGGCATCGGCATGGGTGGCGCGGTGATCTGGGAGAACCCGCACCACGCCGACTACGTCCCGAGCATCCAGACCACCACGGACGGAGCCGCCTGA
- a CDS encoding UDP-N-acetylglucosamine 1-carboxyvinyltransferase, producing MTDDYLDRVGTLIRDARRQRKLTQSELAESLQTSQSAVARIEQGKQNLSLEMVARIGEALDTEVVQVATNTPLNLRIKGGHKLSGEIDVRTSKNAAVACLCASLLNKGKTTLRNLARIEEVNRITEVLNSIGVKTRWLPDSSDLEITPPARLDLDAMDEAAAQRTRTILMFLGPLLHEFDDFKLPNAGGCDLGARTVEPHMHALSAFGLQVEASHGYYVATVNREVAAGATIILTERGDTVTENALFAAARFDGTTTIRNASPNYMVQDLCFFLEKLGVRIDGIGTTTLIVHGRPHIDQDVEYHPSEDPIEAMSLLAAAVVTTSEITIKRVPIEFMEIELTLLASMGMKYDLSPEYTSANGRTRLADLRTIPGPLVAPKDKIHPMPFPGLNIDNLPFFAAIAAVAEGQTMIHDWVYENRAIYLTELTPLGAKVHLMDPHRVLIEGPTRWRAAEVMCPPALRPSMVVLLAMLAAPGESVLRNVYVINRGYEDIYTRLNALGADIQSFRDI from the coding sequence ATGACGGATGACTATCTGGACCGCGTCGGCACCCTCATTCGCGACGCCCGCCGCCAGCGCAAGCTGACCCAGTCCGAGCTCGCCGAATCCCTGCAGACCTCCCAGAGCGCGGTCGCCCGCATCGAACAGGGCAAGCAGAACCTCAGCCTGGAGATGGTCGCCCGGATCGGCGAGGCCCTCGACACCGAGGTCGTGCAGGTCGCCACCAACACCCCCCTCAACCTGCGCATCAAGGGCGGTCACAAGCTCTCCGGTGAGATCGACGTGCGCACCAGCAAGAACGCCGCCGTCGCCTGCCTGTGCGCCTCGCTGCTGAACAAGGGCAAGACCACGCTGCGCAACCTCGCGCGCATCGAGGAGGTCAACCGGATCACCGAGGTGCTGAACTCGATCGGGGTCAAGACCCGGTGGCTGCCCGACTCCAGCGACCTGGAGATCACCCCGCCGGCCCGCCTCGACCTCGACGCGATGGACGAGGCCGCGGCGCAGCGCACCCGCACGATCCTGATGTTCCTCGGCCCGCTGCTGCACGAGTTCGACGACTTCAAGCTGCCGAACGCCGGTGGCTGCGACCTCGGCGCCCGCACCGTGGAGCCGCACATGCACGCGCTGTCGGCGTTCGGTCTGCAGGTGGAGGCCAGCCACGGCTACTACGTCGCGACCGTCAACCGCGAGGTCGCCGCCGGAGCGACGATCATCCTCACCGAGCGCGGCGACACCGTCACCGAGAACGCGCTCTTCGCCGCGGCGCGCTTCGACGGCACCACCACCATCCGCAACGCCAGCCCCAACTACATGGTGCAGGACCTGTGCTTCTTCCTGGAGAAGCTCGGGGTGCGCATCGACGGCATCGGCACCACGACGTTGATCGTGCACGGCCGCCCGCACATCGACCAGGACGTCGAATACCACCCGTCCGAGGACCCGATCGAGGCCATGTCGCTGCTCGCGGCCGCCGTCGTCACCACCTCGGAGATCACCATCAAGCGGGTGCCGATCGAGTTCATGGAGATCGAGCTGACCCTGCTGGCCAGCATGGGGATGAAGTACGACCTGTCGCCGGAGTACACCTCCGCCAACGGCCGCACCCGCCTCGCCGACCTGCGCACCATTCCCGGCCCGCTGGTCGCGCCGAAGGACAAGATCCACCCGATGCCCTTCCCAGGCCTCAACATCGACAATCTGCCGTTCTTCGCCGCGATCGCCGCGGTCGCCGAGGGGCAGACGATGATCCACGACTGGGTCTACGAGAACCGCGCCATCTACCTCACCGAGCTCACGCCGCTCGGCGCGAAGGTGCACCTGATGGACCCGCACCGGGTGCTCATCGAGGGACCGACCCGCTGGCGCGCCGCCGAGGTCATGTGCCCGCCCGCGCTGCGGCCGAGCATGGTCGTGCTGCTGGCGATGCTGGCCGCGCCGGGTGAGTCGGTGCTGCGCAACGTCTACGTCATCAACCGTGGCTACGAGGACATCTACACCCGGCTGAACGCGCTCGGCGCTGACATCCAGTCCTTCCGCGACATCTGA
- a CDS encoding glycerophosphodiester phosphodiesterase, which translates to MAHRGFSRDGLENSMAAFRAAVDLGYGYVETDVHATADGVLVAFHDSSLDRVAGRSGAIVDLPWREVETARIGGVEPIPRFDELLETWPQLRLNIDCKSDAAVAPLADAIERHRAWDRVGVASFSDRRRRSVLARLTRPVATTASPVLVGVALAFGRTPLARMPIGAVDCLQIPEHTRKLPVLTRTLIRQAHKAGAQVHVWTVDEPAAMHRLLDLGVDGLMTDRADLLREVLITRGQWHEV; encoded by the coding sequence ATGGCCCACCGGGGGTTCTCCCGCGACGGCTTGGAGAACTCGATGGCGGCGTTCCGCGCCGCCGTCGACCTCGGGTACGGGTATGTCGAGACCGACGTGCACGCGACCGCCGACGGGGTGCTCGTGGCCTTCCATGACAGCTCGCTCGACCGGGTCGCCGGTCGAAGCGGCGCGATCGTGGACCTGCCGTGGCGCGAGGTCGAGACGGCTCGGATCGGTGGGGTGGAGCCCATTCCCCGGTTCGACGAGCTGCTCGAGACGTGGCCGCAGTTACGTCTGAACATCGACTGCAAGTCCGACGCCGCAGTCGCACCGCTCGCGGACGCGATCGAGCGGCACCGCGCGTGGGACCGGGTAGGCGTCGCGTCGTTCTCCGACCGGCGACGGCGATCGGTCCTCGCGCGGCTGACCCGTCCGGTGGCCACCACCGCCAGCCCCGTGCTCGTCGGGGTTGCCCTGGCATTCGGACGAACACCCCTGGCGCGTATGCCGATCGGAGCCGTCGACTGCCTGCAGATCCCCGAGCACACCCGCAAGCTGCCGGTGCTGACCCGCACGCTCATCCGCCAGGCGCACAAGGCCGGCGCGCAGGTGCACGTGTGGACCGTCGACGAGCCGGCGGCGATGCACCGCCTGCTCGACCTCGGCGTCGACGGGCTGATGACCGACCGCGCCGACCTGCTGCGCGAGGTGCTCATCACACGCGGGCAGTGGCACGAGGTCTGA
- a CDS encoding GNAT family N-acetyltransferase, with product MLSALTIRESGPNDWRAAGELRWVWDIEDGDAPAYEHDEFVRTFADWIGAQQGTHTCWVAQEGDDIVGMAFLVRTPRPPRPSTGDRWVAEIQSVYVPASHRGRGIGSQLVDTLIERARTAGADRVIVHSRPKSVQVYHRAGFATTPLLMERTP from the coding sequence ATGCTGTCCGCACTGACGATTCGAGAGTCCGGTCCGAACGACTGGCGTGCGGCGGGCGAGCTGCGATGGGTGTGGGACATCGAGGACGGCGACGCCCCGGCGTACGAGCACGACGAGTTCGTCCGCACCTTCGCCGACTGGATCGGCGCGCAGCAGGGCACCCACACCTGCTGGGTGGCGCAGGAGGGTGATGACATCGTCGGCATGGCGTTCTTAGTGCGCACACCCCGGCCGCCGCGACCATCGACCGGTGACCGCTGGGTGGCCGAGATCCAGTCGGTGTACGTCCCGGCGAGCCACCGGGGGCGCGGGATCGGCTCGCAGCTGGTCGACACCCTGATCGAGCGGGCGCGCACCGCTGGCGCGGACCGGGTCATCGTGCACTCCCGGCCGAAGTCGGTGCAGGTCTACCACCGCGCCGGTTTCGCGACCACCCCGCTGCTGATGGAGCGCACGCCGTGA